A window of Vidua chalybeata isolate OUT-0048 chromosome 27, bVidCha1 merged haplotype, whole genome shotgun sequence contains these coding sequences:
- the AP3D1 gene encoding AP-3 complex subunit delta-1, producing the protein MALKMVKGSIDRMFDKNLQDLVRGIRNHKEDEAKYISQCIDEIKQELKQDNIAVKANAVCKLTYLQMLGYDISWAAFNIIEVMSASKFTFKRIGYLAASQCFHEGTDVIMLTTNQIRKDLSSPNQYDTGVALTGLSCFVTPDLARDLANDIMTLMSHTKPYIRKKAVLIMYKVFLKYPESLRPAFPRLKEKLEDPDPGVQSAAVNVICELARRNPKNYLSLAPLFFKLMTSSTNNWVLIKIIKLFGALTPLEPRLGKKLIEPLTNLIHSTSAMSLLYECVNTVIAVLISLSSGMPNHSASIQLCVQKLRILIEDSDQNLKYLGLLAMSKILKTHPKSVQSHKDLILQCLDDKDESIRLRALDLLYGMVSKKNLMEIVKKLMIHVDKAEGTTYRDELLTKIIDICSQSNYQYITNFEWYISILVELTRLEGTRHGHLIAAQMLDVAIRVKAIRKFAVSQMAMLLDNAHLIASNTQRNGICEVLYAAAWICGEFSEHLEEANQTLEAMLRPKVTTLPGHIQAVYVQNMVKLYASILQQKEQAGEKEAAQEITQLMIERLPQFVQSADLEVQERASCILQLIKYIQKLQVKEVPVAEEVIALFAGELNPVAPKAQKKVPVPEGLDLDAWINEPPSDSESEDEKPKTIFHEEEQRHSRHRQPEIDEEELARRREARKQEQANNPFYIKSSPSPQKRYQDTPGVEHIPVVQIDLSVPLKVPGMPMSDQYVKLEEERRHKQKLEKDKKKKKQKKEKRGKHHRHNSLHTESEEDIAPAHHVDIITEEMPENALPSDEDDKDPNDPYKALDIDLDKPLADSEKLPVQRHRNVETLKSPDSEVPLVEKKSKKPKKKEKKHKDKERDKGKKKEKEKKVVEEEEEEEKKGEDLDFWLSTVPPTAPMPQPQSEPGMGTAVVAESQEVKKEEREEQDEEEDEGKKSSKHKKKKHKKEKEEKSKDKKKSKKKSHHSEEEPPESVQNGTLEDEPLPPMSSYRLLAENPYIKMTYDIQGNLQNDSQVTVSVIFENKSTSFLKSMELNVLDSLNTKMLRPEGSSVHDGIPVPFQLPPGISNEAQFVFTLQSIVMAQKLKGTLSFIVKNDEGSTHEKLDFKLHFSCASYLITTPCYSDAFAKLLESGDLHMSSIKVDGISISFQHLLAKICFHHHFSVVERVDSCASMYSRSIQGHHVCLLVKKGENSVSIDGKCNDSTLLSNLLDEMKETLSKC; encoded by the exons gCAAAATACATCTCGCAGTGCATCGATGAGATCAAGCAGGAGCTGAAGCAGGACAACATCGCAGTGAAGGCAAATGCAGTCTGCAAACTGACCTAT TTACAGATGCTGGGCTATGACATCAGTTGGGCTGCTTTCAACATTATTGAAGTTATGAGTGCTTCCAAGTTTACATTCAAG cgCATTGGTTACCTGGCTGCCTCCCAGTGCTTTCATGAAGGGACTGATGTCATTATGCTGACAACTAATCAGATCCGAAAG gATCTGAGTAGCCCTAACCAGTATGATACTGGAGTTGCACTGACTGGCTTGTCCTGTTTTGTTACTCCAGATCTTGCCAGGGACTTGGCAAATGACATCATGACGTTG ATGTCTCACACAAAGCCTTACATCAGGAAGAAGGCAGTGTTAATCATGTACAAAGTTTTTTTGAAGTACCCAGAGTCCCTCCGTCCTGCATTTCCTCGCCTTAAAGAGAAACTTGAAGATCCAGATCCTG GTGTGCAGTCTGCTGCAGTAAATGTTATTTGTGAGCTGGCTCGACGCAATCCCAAAAATTACCTTTCCCTTGCTCCGCTCTTCTTCAAGTTGATGACGTCGTCAACCAATAATTGGGTTCtcattaaaattataaaactg TTTGGTGCTCTTACTCCATTAGAACcaagactgggaaaaaaactgatTGAGCCCCTGACCAACCTCATCCACAG CACCTCAGCCATGTCTCTCTTATATGAATGTGTGAACACAGTAATAGCAG TTCTGATCTCTCTGTCCTCGGGGATGCCCAACCACAGCGCCAGCATCCAG ctttgtgtGCAGAAGTTGAGGATATTGATAGAAGATTCTGACCAGAACT TGAAGTACCTGGGCCTGTTAGCTATGTCCAAAATCCTGAAAACGCACCCCAAGTCAGTTCAGTCTCACAAGGATCTCATTCTCCAATGTTTGGATGACAAAGATGAGTCCATCCGACTCAGAGCTTTAGATCTCCTCTATGGCATG GTCTCCAAGAAGAACTTGATGGAGATTGTGAAGAAACTGATGATTCACGTGGATAAAGCCGAAGGGACGACGTACCGAGATGAGCTGCTGACCAAAATCATAGACATCTGCAGCCAGTCCAATTATCAGTACATCACAAACTTTGAATG GTACATAAGCATCCTGGTGGAGCTGACCCGGCTGGAGGGCACGAGGCACGGGCACCTGATCGCAGCGCAGATGTTGGATGTGGCCATCAGAGTGAAAGCCATCCGGAAGTTCGCGGTATCCCAGATGGCCATGCTGCTGGACAACGCCCACCTCATCGCCAGCAACACCCAGAGGAACGGCATCTGTGAGGTGCTCTACGCTGCTGCCTGGATCTGCGGGGAGTTCTCCGA ACATCTCGAGGAAGCCAACCAAACCCTGGAAGCAATGTTGAGGCCCAAAGTTACAACCCTGCCAGGCCACATCCAGGCTGTTTACGTGCAGAACATGGTGAAGCTCTATGCATCCAtcctgcagcagaaggagcaggcTGGGGAAAAGGAAGCAGCTCAGGAAATTACACAGCTGATGATCGAGCGCCTGCCTCAGTTTGTGCAGAGTGCAGATCTGGAGGTTCAGGAGAGg GCTTCTTGCATCTTGCAGctaataaaatacattcagaaGCTACAAGTAAAAGAAGTTCCTGTAGCTGAGGAAGTGATAGCCCTGTTTGCTGGTGAGCTGAACCCTGTGGCTCCtaaagcacagaagaaagtCCCTGTTCCAGAGGG CCTGGACCTTGATGCCTGGATCAATGAGCCTCCATCAGACAGTGAGTCTGAAGATGAAAAGCCCAAAACAATATTTCATGAGGAGGAACAAAGGCACTCCAGACACAGACAGCCAGAAATAGATGAAGAGGAACTGGCCAGA CGTCGTGAAGCTCGGAAACAAGAGCAGGCAAACAACCCATTTTATATTAAAAGCTCTCCTTCCCCTCAGAAG CGATACCAAGACACTCCAGGGGTGGAACATATTCCTGTGGTCCAGATCGACCTTTCAGTCCCATTAAAAGTTCCAG GAATGCCCATGTCAGACCAGTATGTTAAAttggaagaagagagaaggcATAAACAGAAACTggagaaagacaagaaaaagaaaaaacagaaaaaggaaaagagaggaaaacaccaTCGCCACAACTCCCTGCACACAGAGAGTGAGGAGGACATTGCTCCAGCTCACCACGTTGACATCATCACAGAGGAGATGCCAGAG AATGCTTTGCCCAGTGATGAAGATGACAAAGATCCCAATGATCCCTATAAGGCACTTGACATAGATCTGGATAA ACCCTTAGCAGACAGTGAGAAGCTGCCAGTGCAGAGACACAGGAATGTCGAGACCCTGAAGTCACCAGACTCAGAAGTTCCTCTAGTAGAGAAGAAGAGCAAGAAAcccaaaaagaaggaaaagaaacataaagATAAAGAGAGAgataaaggaaagaagaaagagaaagagaaaaaggtggtagaggaggaggaagaagaagaaaaaaag GGGGAAGACTTGGATTTCTGGCTCTCCACTGTTCCACCAACTGCTCCCATGCCCCAGCCACAG AGTGAGCCTGGAATGGGCACTGCTGTGGTGGCTGAATCTCAAGaggtaaaaaaagaagaaagggaagaacaagatgaggaggaggatgaaggaaAG AAATCTTCCAAGcataagaagaaaaagcacaagaaagagaaggaagagaaatcaaaggataaaaagaaatccaaaaagaAGAGTCATCACAGCGAGGAGGAGCCCCCGGAGTCAGTGCAGAACGGGACGCTAGAGGATGAGCCACTACCA CCCATGTCCAGTTACCGCCTTCTTGCTGAAAACCCATACATTAAAATG ACCTATGATATTCAAGGAAACCTCCAGAATGACAGCCAAGTTACTGTGTCTGTTATCTTTGAGAACAAAAGCACTAGCTTCCTTAAGAGCATGGAACTGAATGTCCTGGACTCTCTCAACACTAAAATGCTCCGACCAGAAGGATCATCCGTACATGATGGGATACCTGTGCCCTTCCAGCTCCCCCCTG GAATCTCTAATGAAGCCCAGTTTGTGTTTACACTTCAGAGTATTGTTATGGCTCAGAAGTTAAAAGGAACACTGTCCTTTATAGTCAAA AACGATGAAGGTTCAACCCATGAAAAACTAGATTTCAAATTGCACTTCAGTTGCGCTTCATACTTGATCACAACGCCTTGCTACAG TGATGCTTTTGCCAAGCTCCTAGAGTCTGGAGATCTGCACATGAGTTCTATTAAAGTAGATGGAATTAGCATTTCTTTCCAACATCTACTGGCAAAGATCTGTTTTCATCATCATTTTTCAG TTGTGGAACGCGTTGATTCGTGTGCATCCATGTACAGCCGTTCTATCCAAGGCCATCACGTCTGCCTACTGGTAAAAAAG ggAGAGAACTCTGTATCCATAGACGGGAAATGTAATGATTCTACCCTGCTTAGCAACTTGTTGGATGAGATGAAAGAGACATTGTCCAAGTGCTGA